Proteins from a genomic interval of Bradyrhizobium sp. CCBAU 53340:
- a CDS encoding carbohydrate ABC transporter permease has translation MQNFVSVSDDLHHKPAAKRAPRSRKAAGRALVLLASLGFVLVVLIQVLHTTGTIGAGFSDWRPILIAYLVWAIAFGVGQVLTRGERGQRALFLLPAVFFTVAVVIFPTIFGIYIASLDWNLSSIEGPHFSGFDNLRGMLNDTYYWNALGNMVFYTVAVLGEYAIAFGLALLLSAEIRARKFFRVVFLLPMMLSPVAVSWMIGKSLLEYRFGPAATLARYLGWDNPAFFASPWLARFSIQAMDAWVSIPFIMIILLAGLQAMPKEVQEAAKVDGANGWQSFWHVTFPIMLPVSITVLIIRIIFKLKLADIVINVTAGGPGGATDTVSSFIYRVYRDRSNVGYGTALAMVYLLLIIVLLTLMLRLSKRWTQKVM, from the coding sequence ATGCAGAATTTCGTATCCGTAAGCGATGACCTGCACCACAAGCCAGCGGCGAAGCGCGCGCCCCGCAGCAGGAAGGCCGCTGGCCGCGCGCTTGTTCTGCTGGCGTCGCTCGGCTTCGTGCTTGTCGTTCTTATTCAGGTGTTGCACACGACCGGCACGATTGGTGCCGGATTTTCCGATTGGCGTCCGATCCTCATCGCATATCTCGTCTGGGCCATTGCCTTTGGCGTCGGACAGGTTCTGACCCGTGGCGAGCGTGGCCAACGTGCGCTGTTCCTGCTGCCAGCGGTGTTCTTCACCGTCGCCGTCGTGATCTTCCCGACGATCTTCGGGATCTATATCGCCTCGCTCGACTGGAATCTCAGCTCGATCGAGGGCCCGCATTTCAGCGGCTTCGACAATCTCAGGGGCATGCTGAACGACACTTATTACTGGAATGCGCTCGGCAACATGGTCTTCTACACCGTCGCGGTGCTCGGAGAATACGCGATCGCATTCGGATTGGCACTGCTGCTCAGCGCCGAGATCCGCGCGCGAAAATTCTTCCGCGTGGTCTTCCTGCTGCCGATGATGCTAAGCCCCGTCGCGGTGAGCTGGATGATCGGCAAGTCGCTGCTAGAATATCGTTTCGGCCCGGCGGCCACGCTGGCGCGCTATCTGGGCTGGGACAACCCGGCATTCTTCGCCTCGCCCTGGTTGGCGCGGTTCAGCATCCAGGCGATGGACGCCTGGGTCTCGATCCCCTTCATCATGATCATCCTGCTCGCAGGCCTGCAAGCGATGCCGAAGGAGGTACAGGAAGCGGCCAAGGTCGACGGCGCGAATGGCTGGCAGTCGTTCTGGCACGTCACTTTCCCGATCATGCTGCCGGTCAGCATCACGGTCCTGATCATCCGCATCATCTTCAAGCTGAAGCTCGCCGACATCGTGATCAACGTGACGGCCGGCGGCCCCGGCGGTGCCACCGACACGGTGTCGAGCTTCATCTACCGCGTCTACCGCGACCGCTCCAACGTCGGATACGGCACGGCGCTCGCCATGGTCTATCTGCTCTTGATCATCGTGCTGCTGACGCTGATGTTGCGCCTGTCGAAGCGCTGGACTCAGAAGGTCATGTAG
- a CDS encoding carbohydrate ABC transporter permease, producing the protein MSSVASKPNRKHPAGPGARRTLGRMLIYAALLLWTFICLFPLYWTVTTSFKSAVDVTQAHLIPWVDFQPDWKGWRSIGLSPDTLFGTSTARSEFMNRFVNSIITSVGASLLALALGSLAAYGLSRFRYKFAWMRNDDILFFFMSQLILPPVVLALPFLVLYKALALLDTTFGLILLYTLTVLPIVIWIMRDQFNAIPIELDEAAFVDGLSTWGAFLRIILPLAVPGMAAAFILSLVLCWNEYFFAALLTSTDAKTLPVMVASQTGSQGINWWSMAALSTAAIAPLVLVGIFLERYIVSGLTTGAGK; encoded by the coding sequence ATGTCGAGCGTCGCATCGAAGCCGAACCGCAAACATCCGGCGGGACCGGGCGCCAGGCGCACGCTCGGCCGCATGCTGATCTACGCCGCATTGCTGCTCTGGACCTTCATCTGCCTGTTTCCGCTCTACTGGACCGTTACGACCTCGTTCAAATCGGCGGTCGATGTGACTCAGGCGCACCTGATCCCCTGGGTCGATTTTCAGCCGGACTGGAAAGGCTGGCGCTCGATCGGCCTGTCGCCCGATACGCTGTTCGGGACCTCGACCGCGCGTTCCGAGTTCATGAACCGCTTCGTCAACAGCATCATCACTTCGGTCGGCGCATCGCTGCTCGCGCTCGCCCTCGGATCGCTAGCCGCCTACGGCTTGAGCCGCTTTCGTTACAAATTTGCCTGGATGCGCAACGACGACATCCTGTTCTTCTTCATGTCGCAGCTGATCCTGCCGCCGGTCGTTCTCGCGCTGCCGTTCCTCGTGCTCTACAAGGCCCTGGCGCTGCTCGACACGACGTTTGGCCTGATCCTGCTCTACACGCTGACCGTGCTGCCGATTGTCATCTGGATCATGCGCGACCAGTTCAACGCGATTCCGATCGAGCTCGATGAGGCCGCCTTCGTGGATGGCCTGTCGACCTGGGGCGCGTTCCTGCGTATCATCCTGCCGCTCGCGGTGCCCGGCATGGCCGCCGCGTTCATCCTTTCGCTGGTGCTGTGCTGGAACGAATACTTCTTTGCAGCCCTCCTCACCAGCACCGACGCGAAGACGCTGCCGGTGATGGTGGCGAGCCAGACCGGCTCGCAAGGCATCAATTGGTGGTCGATGGCTGCGCTGTCGACGGCGGCGATCGCGCCGCTGGTCCTGGTCGGCATCTTCCTTGAGCGCTACATCGTCAGCGGCTTGACCACGGGAGCCGGAAAGTAG
- a CDS encoding ferritin-like domain-containing protein, which translates to MGLFTKDIKTMDDLLLHGLQDIYYAEEQILKALPKMIDKATDRALVTGLKNHLEETNKQVERLEKAFEKLGQSPSGTQCPAIDGIIKEADETAGEIEDKAVLDAAIVANAQAVEHYEICRYGTLIAWAEGLGHDDIVRFLNTNLNEEKAANTKLNTVALRKGVNKKASSAA; encoded by the coding sequence ATGGGACTATTCACGAAAGACATCAAGACAATGGATGATCTGCTGCTGCATGGCTTGCAGGACATCTATTATGCCGAGGAGCAGATCCTCAAAGCGTTGCCGAAAATGATCGACAAAGCCACCGACCGAGCTCTCGTCACCGGCCTCAAGAACCATCTCGAAGAGACGAACAAGCAGGTCGAACGTCTCGAAAAGGCCTTTGAAAAACTGGGCCAGTCACCGAGCGGCACGCAATGTCCTGCTATCGACGGCATCATCAAGGAAGCCGACGAGACGGCCGGCGAAATCGAAGACAAGGCGGTGCTGGATGCGGCGATCGTCGCCAACGCGCAGGCCGTCGAACATTACGAGATCTGCCGCTATGGCACGCTGATCGCCTGGGCGGAAGGGCTTGGCCACGACGATATCGTGCGCTTTCTGAACACGAACCTGAACGAAGAGAAGGCGGCGAACACCAAGCTCAACACGGTGGCGCTGCGTAAGGGCGTCAACAAGAAGGCCTCCAGCGCGGCCTGA
- a CDS encoding extracellular solute-binding protein, giving the protein MKQQDYDWLSTLRPNRRTVLKGAASAAALGASGALGTFSEIALAQNNLRAQISQIPGVGKGAPTDADWQKVGELCLGPTKASIKEGEFKGVELSFMGLNNQNLHNLLFRGFLKPWEAYTGAKISWIDLAQADYNPRLQQAIATGTVDFDILEMGAPFEGDVCGKGLASEMPDWVKKQIDIEDYVDYLKPPVGTWNGKTYRVTIDGDCHNFNYRTDVFSDPALAKAWKDAGNASEWGVPKTWQQVQAVTKFLKGQKFKGQNVYGYLDAPKPWGGFGFYFLGSRATAYAKHPDDKAWLFDIDTMKPRINNPAWVRAIQDVIDALPSEPADQLNADPNTTGFQQFLAGIGSMIPWWGDIGQVAKASDTSVIGDTVGFDILPGSDDVYNSKTGKWEKLASGPNHAPNCAYLGWGIYVMARVNGDEKKHNAAWSAAAHLGGKDLSFWTVLYPSGFQVHRTSQSNIDEWVAAGYDRKYITSYLNSQFNSYNHPNRAVEPRIPGIFQYYSIAEDELTKIFAGKVDAQTGANNIAAAWEKLTDQIGRERQIGLYKASLGA; this is encoded by the coding sequence ATGAAACAGCAAGATTACGATTGGCTTTCTACACTCCGTCCGAACCGGCGAACCGTGCTGAAGGGTGCGGCAAGCGCCGCGGCATTGGGGGCGAGCGGAGCGCTCGGCACGTTCTCGGAGATTGCGCTCGCACAAAACAATCTGCGCGCGCAGATCTCGCAAATTCCAGGCGTCGGCAAGGGCGCGCCGACCGATGCCGACTGGCAGAAGGTCGGCGAGCTCTGCCTCGGGCCGACCAAAGCGAGCATCAAGGAGGGCGAGTTCAAAGGCGTCGAGCTCTCCTTCATGGGACTGAACAATCAGAACCTGCACAACCTATTGTTCCGCGGCTTCCTCAAGCCATGGGAGGCCTATACAGGCGCGAAGATTTCCTGGATCGATCTCGCCCAGGCCGACTACAACCCGCGGCTCCAGCAGGCGATCGCGACCGGCACGGTCGACTTCGACATCCTGGAGATGGGCGCACCGTTCGAAGGCGATGTCTGCGGCAAGGGCCTGGCCTCAGAGATGCCGGACTGGGTCAAAAAGCAGATCGATATCGAAGACTATGTCGACTATCTGAAGCCCCCGGTCGGCACCTGGAACGGCAAGACCTATCGCGTCACCATCGACGGCGATTGCCACAACTTCAACTACCGCACCGACGTCTTCTCCGACCCTGCCCTCGCCAAGGCCTGGAAGGATGCCGGCAATGCGAGCGAATGGGGCGTGCCGAAGACCTGGCAGCAGGTCCAGGCGGTGACGAAATTCCTCAAGGGCCAGAAGTTCAAGGGCCAGAACGTCTACGGTTATCTCGATGCGCCCAAGCCCTGGGGCGGGTTCGGCTTCTATTTCCTCGGCAGCCGCGCCACGGCCTATGCCAAGCATCCGGACGACAAGGCCTGGCTGTTCGACATCGACACGATGAAGCCGCGCATCAACAATCCCGCGTGGGTGCGCGCCATCCAGGACGTGATCGACGCACTGCCGTCCGAGCCGGCCGATCAGCTCAACGCCGATCCGAACACCACCGGCTTCCAGCAATTCCTGGCCGGCATCGGCTCGATGATCCCCTGGTGGGGTGACATTGGCCAAGTGGCGAAAGCAAGCGACACATCGGTCATCGGCGACACTGTCGGCTTCGACATCCTGCCGGGCTCGGACGATGTCTATAATTCCAAGACCGGCAAGTGGGAGAAGCTCGCCAGCGGCCCGAACCACGCCCCGAACTGCGCCTATCTCGGTTGGGGCATCTATGTGATGGCGCGTGTCAATGGCGACGAGAAGAAGCACAATGCGGCCTGGAGCGCAGCCGCGCATCTCGGCGGCAAGGATCTGTCGTTCTGGACGGTGCTGTACCCGTCGGGCTTCCAGGTTCACCGAACCAGCCAGTCCAACATCGATGAATGGGTGGCGGCGGGCTACGATAGGAAGTACATCACGTCCTATCTGAACTCGCAGTTCAACTCGTATAACCACCCCAATCGGGCGGTCGAGCCGCGCATTCCCGGCATCTTCCAGTACTACAGCATCGCGGAAGACGAGCTGACGAAGATCTTCGCCGGCAAGGTCGACGCGCAGACCGGGGCGAACAACATCGCGGCCGCCTGGGAGAAGCTGACCGACCAGATCGGCCGGGAGCGGCAGATCGGGCTCTATAAGGCCTCGCTCGGCGCGTAG